The Tropicibacter oceani DNA segment TTTGTCAGGCTGGCGCCCTCGATTGTCTTTCCCATGGGCAAACGGTCCAAGATCGAAACCGGCGCGACCTGGGGGCTGACGGGGGACAGTTCTGTCGGGTTGAAATTCGGGCTATGGACGGATTTCTGAAAGCCGCTAGGATGGCGCGATGACCTCGCCCATTCGCCCCACCGACGACGAAGCCCGCCAGCTGGCCCGCGACCTGATCCAAAAGGCGCGGTTCGGCGCTCTTGCCGTGCTGGACCCGACCAGCGGCGCGCCACTGGTCAGCCGGATCGCCGTGGTGCCGGGGCTGGATGGCCTGCCGCTGTCGCTGGTGTCGGACCTTGCGGCGCATACCGTCGCGCTCAAGGCCAATCCGGTCTGCTCGCTTATGGTGGGTGAGCCGGGCACAAAGGGCGATCCGCTGACCCATCCGCGGCTGAGCCTGCAGGGCACGGCGCAGTTCATCCGGCATGGCGCGCCGGACCATGGCGCGCTGGCAGCGCATTATCTGCGGCTGCAACCCAAGGCCAAGCTGTATATCGGGTTTGGCGATTTCGCGCTGATGCGGCTGGCCGTGACGGGCGCGTTCCTGAACGGCGGCTTTGGCAAGGCCTTTGATCTGACTCCGGGCGATCTGACCTGAAAAGGCCGGGCCCCCGAAAAGGGGCCCGGCCATGCCGACAGTACCGTCGGCCTTCCCGCCATGGCAGGATCAGATGTCCATGCGGACCTTCAGCGTGACATCGC contains these protein-coding regions:
- a CDS encoding HugZ family pyridoxamine 5'-phosphate oxidase, with product MTSPIRPTDDEARQLARDLIQKARFGALAVLDPTSGAPLVSRIAVVPGLDGLPLSLVSDLAAHTVALKANPVCSLMVGEPGTKGDPLTHPRLSLQGTAQFIRHGAPDHGALAAHYLRLQPKAKLYIGFGDFALMRLAVTGAFLNGGFGKAFDLTPGDLT